In one window of Desulfonatronum thioautotrophicum DNA:
- a CDS encoding HI0074 family nucleotidyltransferase substrate-binding subunit, whose amino-acid sequence MEQADILELKLRSLDQALRGLEMALQIDDAEFLGIQLETIQCGKIQKFEVCVELFWKAMKKFLQGIHGIEAVSPKTVIKQLYQTRYIDEPSYERLVAMINDRNRLSHVYDEIGFQEIYQRLSTYLNEMLLVVRKVR is encoded by the coding sequence ATGGAACAAGCCGACATCCTTGAATTGAAGCTGCGCAGCCTTGACCAGGCTCTCCGTGGGCTGGAAATGGCTCTTCAGATCGATGATGCCGAGTTCCTCGGCATTCAACTGGAAACAATTCAGTGCGGCAAAATTCAAAAATTTGAAGTCTGCGTGGAGTTGTTCTGGAAAGCCATGAAAAAATTTCTGCAGGGCATCCACGGTATTGAAGCGGTTTCACCCAAAACAGTCATCAAGCAGCTCTATCAAACTCGATACATCGACGAGCCTTCCTACGAACGGTTGGTCGCCATGATCAACGATCGAAACCGGCTCAGCCACGTCTACGACGAAATCGGGTTTCAGGAAATATATCAGCGCCTGAGCACATACCTGAATGAAATGCTGTTGGTAGTGCGTAAGGTCCGCTGA
- a CDS encoding nucleotidyltransferase family protein has protein sequence MTSQNHDAKYVDMVKDIVLSRVDRSKVAVFLFGSRARGDHAPRADVDVGFLAEKRLPPGVMHAIRNALDDSIVPLHVDLVDFSETEPRFREPAFQARRVWNKPTSLN, from the coding sequence ATGACTTCGCAAAACCACGACGCCAAATACGTGGACATGGTCAAGGACATCGTCCTATCCAGGGTGGACCGGAGCAAAGTGGCGGTTTTTCTCTTTGGATCTCGGGCGCGAGGCGATCACGCGCCCAGGGCTGACGTGGATGTCGGTTTTCTAGCGGAAAAAAGGCTCCCGCCAGGGGTCATGCATGCCATCCGCAATGCGCTTGACGACTCCATCGTGCCGCTCCACGTCGATCTCGTTGATTTTTCGGAAACCGAACCACGTTTTCGGGAGCCCGCATTCCAAGCGAGAAGGGTATGGAACAAGCCGACATCCTTGAATTGA
- the nuoF gene encoding NADH-quinone oxidoreductase subunit NuoF: MSFAEIQQKAGRSWDRFQSGETPRVLVGAATCGRAAGAMEVMRAFQQGCAADTTLTPIEIHEVGCLGMCYAEPLIEIRGPAGDRVLYESVTPAMVPDLIQIHLGQGRPVAEHALCRMLPQEHSDNGEHIPGFTDLPMIRHQLRIVVRNCGFIDPTDIDHYIARGGYSGIVRAMELGPEATIEEIKLSGLRGRGGAGFPTGLKWSFARKASGNPKYVICNADEGDPGAFMDRSVLESDPHAVLEGLLIAGYAIGANHGYVYCRAEYPLALERLRTGIAQMRANGLLGEDILGSGFGFDVTIKMGAGAFVCGEETSLMQSIEGRRGMPRPRPPFPAHAGLFGKPTNINNVETLAAVSAILEKSGAWYAGIGTEKSKGTKTFSLAGKITRTGLIEVPMGISLRTIIEDIGGGVLDGKGFKAVQTGGPSGGCVPAKHYDLPVDYEHLAQVGSIMGSGGMIVIDKESCMVDVAKYFLGFTENESCGKCVPCRMGTQHLLRLLTAIADGQADENDLETIRMIGDTMKKASLCGLGQTAPNPALTTLDAFMDEYLVHIRDHRCPAGVCKALISFAIDPKSCTGCMACAKVCPVEAITGSKKQPHVVDQQTCIRCGACRQACKFGAVLVE; the protein is encoded by the coding sequence ATGAGCTTCGCCGAGATCCAACAAAAAGCCGGTCGCAGCTGGGATCGGTTTCAGAGTGGTGAGACACCCCGGGTGTTGGTGGGCGCGGCCACCTGCGGTCGGGCCGCGGGAGCCATGGAAGTCATGCGGGCGTTTCAACAGGGCTGTGCCGCGGACACGACGCTGACACCCATCGAGATCCATGAGGTGGGCTGTCTCGGAATGTGCTACGCTGAACCGCTCATCGAAATCCGAGGACCGGCGGGTGACCGGGTACTCTACGAAAGCGTGACGCCGGCCATGGTCCCTGACCTGATCCAGATCCACCTGGGCCAGGGCCGACCGGTGGCCGAACATGCGCTCTGCCGCATGCTGCCCCAGGAACATAGCGATAACGGGGAGCATATCCCCGGCTTCACCGACCTGCCCATGATCCGCCACCAGCTGCGCATCGTGGTCCGTAACTGCGGGTTCATCGACCCCACGGACATTGATCATTACATTGCCCGGGGCGGATATTCCGGCATCGTCCGGGCCATGGAGCTGGGTCCGGAAGCGACCATTGAGGAAATCAAACTCTCCGGGCTGCGCGGCCGGGGCGGGGCCGGTTTTCCCACGGGCCTCAAATGGAGTTTCGCCCGCAAGGCCTCGGGAAACCCGAAATACGTGATCTGTAACGCGGACGAGGGCGACCCCGGCGCATTCATGGACCGTTCCGTCCTGGAGAGCGACCCCCATGCCGTCCTGGAGGGACTGCTCATCGCCGGTTACGCCATTGGTGCAAACCATGGCTATGTCTACTGTAGAGCCGAATACCCCCTGGCCTTGGAGCGGCTACGCACGGGGATCGCCCAGATGCGCGCGAATGGACTCCTAGGCGAGGACATCCTTGGCTCCGGTTTCGGCTTTGACGTGACCATCAAGATGGGAGCCGGCGCCTTTGTCTGCGGCGAGGAAACATCCCTGATGCAAAGCATCGAAGGCCGCCGGGGCATGCCTCGGCCCCGGCCCCCGTTTCCAGCCCATGCCGGACTCTTCGGCAAGCCGACGAATATCAACAACGTGGAGACCCTGGCCGCGGTTTCCGCGATCCTGGAAAAAAGCGGCGCATGGTACGCCGGGATCGGTACGGAAAAAAGCAAAGGCACCAAGACCTTCTCCCTGGCCGGCAAGATCACCCGCACCGGATTGATCGAAGTGCCCATGGGCATCAGCCTGCGCACCATCATCGAGGACATCGGCGGCGGCGTCCTGGACGGCAAAGGCTTCAAGGCCGTGCAGACCGGCGGTCCATCCGGTGGCTGCGTTCCCGCCAAACATTATGACCTGCCCGTGGACTACGAGCACCTGGCCCAGGTGGGTTCCATCATGGGGTCCGGCGGGATGATCGTCATTGACAAGGAATCCTGCATGGTGGACGTGGCCAAGTATTTTCTGGGCTTCACCGAAAACGAATCCTGCGGCAAATGCGTGCCCTGTCGCATGGGCACCCAGCACCTGCTGCGCCTGCTCACCGCGATTGCGGACGGCCAGGCAGACGAGAACGACCTGGAAACCATCCGCATGATCGGGGACACCATGAAAAAGGCCTCGCTCTGCGGCCTGGGTCAGACCGCGCCCAATCCGGCCTTGACCACGCTGGATGCCTTCATGGACGAGTACCTGGTCCATATTCGGGACCACAGATGTCCGGCCGGAGTCTGCAAGGCCCTGATCAGCTTTGCCATCGACCCCAAATCCTGCACCGGTTGCATGGCCTGCGCCAAGGTCTGTCCCGTGGAGGCCATCACCGGATCCAAGAAACAGCCTCACGTCGTTGATCAGCAAACCTGCATCCGCTGCGGTGCCTGCCGCCAGGCCTGCAAGTTCGGTGCGGTGCTGGTGGAGTAA
- the nuoE gene encoding NADH-quinone oxidoreductase subunit NuoE, whose translation MATTQRTEIATIDMAEILKNHGHSRDNLIPLLQDIQEHLNYLSPEAISRVADHLGLSENDVYGVATFYAQFRFHPPGRHRIKVCQGTACHVRGGGMVLDAISRKIGIVPGETSPDGNFSLERVACFGSCALPPVVVVDDTVYGRMTARKTEKLIEDLE comes from the coding sequence ATGGCGACAACACAACGCACCGAGATTGCAACGATCGACATGGCCGAAATTCTTAAAAATCATGGCCACAGCCGGGACAACCTTATTCCCCTGCTCCAGGATATCCAGGAACACCTGAACTACCTATCTCCGGAAGCCATCAGCCGGGTGGCCGACCATCTTGGACTCTCGGAAAACGACGTTTACGGCGTGGCCACGTTCTACGCCCAGTTCCGTTTCCACCCTCCTGGTCGGCACCGAATCAAGGTCTGCCAGGGCACGGCCTGCCATGTGCGCGGCGGCGGCATGGTCCTGGACGCCATCTCCCGAAAGATCGGCATTGTTCCGGGAGAGACCAGCCCGGATGGAAATTTCAGCCTGGAACGGGTCGCCTGCTTCGGCTCCTGCGCCCTGCCACCTGTTGTTGTCGTGGATGACACGGTTTATGGACGGATGACCGCTCGAAAAACTGAAAAACTCATCGAGGATCTGGAATGA
- a CDS encoding DUF1566 domain-containing protein → MLLQTGQTICYDEQGRELDCRETLQDGRFRHGLTWPRPRFQVAEQLVTDRLTDLVWPQDANLGEFPQTWSEALQAVAQMNRDQMLGHADWRLPNRREMRSLLSYQAKRPALAKDHPFVNVVHGWYWTSTTAAINPAYAWYVHLEGARMFYGRKDQYFLMWPVRAGDGSRLFQTGQNRCYDPDGLEIHCNGSGQDGDVRFGQTWPSPRFVVGPETVRDELTGLYWPVHADLTGRPGTWSDALRAVAQLRKSRFAGRDDWRLPNINELESLVDCATHSPALPLGHPFHHLGEGYWSSTTSFFETDWAWVLYLRKGALGVGFKRNPDFLVWPVAGTPASFSGLPR, encoded by the coding sequence AGCAGGGCCGGGAACTGGATTGCCGCGAGACCCTCCAGGACGGACGGTTCCGCCACGGCCTGACCTGGCCGCGACCCCGCTTCCAGGTGGCCGAGCAACTGGTCACGGACCGGCTGACCGACCTGGTCTGGCCGCAAGACGCCAACCTCGGTGAATTTCCCCAGACCTGGTCCGAAGCATTGCAAGCCGTTGCTCAAATGAACCGCGATCAGATGTTGGGCCACGCTGACTGGCGCCTGCCCAATCGCCGGGAAATGCGTAGCCTGCTCAGTTATCAAGCCAAACGACCTGCATTGGCCAAGGACCATCCTTTCGTCAATGTCGTGCACGGCTGGTACTGGACTTCCACAACTGCGGCCATAAATCCAGCCTACGCCTGGTATGTCCATCTGGAAGGAGCCCGGATGTTCTATGGCCGCAAGGATCAGTATTTTTTGATGTGGCCGGTGCGGGCCGGAGATGGCTCCCGTTTATTCCAAACGGGGCAGAACCGTTGTTACGATCCAGACGGCTTGGAGATCCATTGCAACGGCTCCGGGCAGGACGGGGATGTTCGCTTTGGCCAGACCTGGCCCTCGCCGCGATTTGTTGTAGGACCCGAAACAGTCCGGGACGAACTGACCGGATTGTACTGGCCGGTTCACGCGGACCTGACCGGTCGCCCCGGCACCTGGAGCGACGCCTTGCGCGCCGTGGCCCAGCTCCGGAAATCCCGTTTCGCCGGCCGGGACGACTGGAGACTACCCAACATTAACGAGTTAGAATCTCTGGTCGACTGCGCGACCCACTCGCCAGCCCTGCCCTTGGGCCACCCTTTCCATCATCTTGGAGAGGGCTACTGGTCCTCCACCACCAGCTTCTTCGAAACGGACTGGGCCTGGGTGCTGTATCTGCGCAAGGGCGCCCTGGGTGTCGGTTTCAAGCGAAATCCGGATTTTCTGGTCTGGCCGGTTGCCGGAACGCCTGCCTCGTTTTCCGGCTTGCCCAGATGA